From the Limnochordia bacterium genome, one window contains:
- a CDS encoding energy transducer TonB translates to MFGDDSSLGKYIVVSIVLHAVLIGVYPRWQSKTPGNVATGSPLLYVVPYTRPSPPETATESPVQKTEPKKAQTVPKQEETPPPKEPEKKVAPPPKAPEPDPVPPLPEKPKVEPAASKTKVPEPVQEKAPDVVSSSTSELVLPIAPEPEPEPEPEPEPEPVVEEAPVDEGTTDVVGDVTSAAPQEPVPSGFGEVVVDYRMVPTKAIDPISKDIVDIEVVVEGGKVQDARIHSSSGNARFAENALQTVLRWEFVERKTRYLVRIRFIYELITLKDGFSMPKLHEPELIHFEYLSDSPRI, encoded by the coding sequence ATGTTCGGGGACGACAGTTCTCTTGGTAAGTATATTGTAGTATCAATTGTGTTGCATGCCGTGCTTATCGGTGTCTATCCTCGATGGCAAAGCAAAACCCCGGGAAATGTGGCCACGGGGTCTCCTTTACTTTATGTAGTGCCTTACACAAGACCGAGCCCTCCCGAGACAGCAACTGAGTCACCGGTGCAGAAAACTGAACCGAAAAAAGCACAGACAGTGCCAAAACAAGAGGAGACTCCGCCACCGAAGGAGCCGGAGAAGAAGGTAGCGCCTCCGCCGAAGGCGCCAGAACCGGATCCCGTACCACCGTTGCCGGAGAAACCCAAAGTGGAGCCTGCGGCATCGAAGACGAAAGTCCCGGAACCAGTTCAGGAAAAGGCCCCTGATGTGGTTTCATCATCAACGAGCGAACTCGTTTTGCCCATCGCCCCAGAGCCTGAGCCTGAGCCAGAACCAGAGCCAGAACCGGAGCCGGTTGTAGAAGAGGCACCAGTGGACGAAGGGACTACCGATGTTGTCGGGGATGTCACCTCGGCAGCGCCACAAGAGCCTGTACCCTCTGGCTTTGGAGAAGTTGTGGTTGATTACAGGATGGTTCCGACTAAGGCGATTGACCCAATTAGCAAGGATATTGTGGATATTGAAGTGGTCGTCGAAGGCGGTAAGGTGCAGGATGCCAGGATCCATAGTTCATCGGGTAATGCAAGATTCGCTGAGAACGCGCTGCAAACCGTACTTAGATGGGAATTTGTGGAGCGAAAAACACGCTACTTGGTGCGCATCAGGTTTATCTACGAATTGATCACTCTAAAAGACGGTTTCTCCATGCCAAAACTGCATGAACCCGAGTTGATTCACTTTGAATATCTCAGTGATTCACCGCGAATATGA
- a CDS encoding biopolymer transporter ExbD — translation MLFERRRKYRIEVQIVPMIDVMFFLVVFFMLFTTFKTNPAGITIDIPQANTKDTQPVEYLVVSVDRDSKLYVDRQQVSLLQLQDLVARRIKDNSQLPVVIEADRRVPWERVIEVVDEICAVGGHVFSFAVAPKE, via the coding sequence ATGCTGTTTGAACGAAGAAGAAAGTATCGTATAGAAGTACAGATTGTACCCATGATTGACGTCATGTTTTTTCTGGTCGTCTTCTTTATGCTATTTACTACCTTTAAGACAAATCCTGCGGGAATAACCATTGATATCCCCCAGGCGAACACCAAGGACACCCAACCAGTGGAGTACTTGGTTGTTAGCGTTGACCGTGATAGTAAGCTATATGTGGATCGACAACAGGTATCTCTGCTACAGCTACAGGACCTTGTAGCAAGGCGTATTAAGGACAACTCTCAATTGCCAGTGGTGATTGAGGCAGATCGTCGCGTTCCCTGGGAGAGAGTCATTGAAGTTGTTGATGAGATATGTGCTGTGGGAGGACATGTGTTCAGCTTCGCGGTCGCCCCTAAAGAATAA
- a CDS encoding MotA/TolQ/ExbB proton channel family protein — MVDILVKGGPVMVPLLLCSIIALAISLERLIYTARCRWDTRDLIERIKLLLGQDKPLEAMQAAKKARGPSAAVLSSGIANYDRDVETIREYMKAAGQQEIYRLERGLPMLDAIISIAPLLGLLGTITGIMKSFNILGALEGIAEPALLSVGIAEALITTAAGLIVAIPTVVLHYFISTRIERLVADMDVRATEFIDFIKVINGKSS, encoded by the coding sequence ATGGTGGATATCCTGGTTAAGGGTGGACCGGTCATGGTCCCACTTTTGCTTTGCTCGATTATCGCATTGGCAATTAGCTTGGAGAGATTGATTTATACTGCTCGGTGTCGATGGGATACCAGGGATTTGATCGAACGGATCAAGCTTCTTCTCGGGCAAGACAAGCCACTAGAGGCAATGCAAGCGGCAAAGAAAGCTAGAGGTCCATCAGCCGCGGTATTAAGTAGTGGAATTGCCAATTATGATCGTGATGTGGAGACGATTCGGGAGTATATGAAGGCTGCCGGACAGCAGGAGATTTATAGGCTAGAACGGGGTTTGCCCATGCTCGATGCAATTATCTCCATTGCGCCGTTACTTGGGTTGCTCGGTACGATTACAGGTATTATGAAGAGCTTTAACATTCTTGGTGCCTTAGAGGGAATTGCTGAGCCAGCTTTACTCAGCGTCGGTATAGCAGAGGCCTTGATTACCACTGCGGCAGGATTGATTGTTGCCATCCCCACCGTGGTCCTTCATTACTTTATTTCCACCCGAATTGAGCGCTTGGTGGCTGATATGGATGTGCGTGCCACCGAATTCATTGATTTTATCAAGGTTATAAACGGTAAGTCATCTTGA
- a CDS encoding ROK family protein encodes MENKHVLSTLDENTLRVLNCILMQTSPTITSLMELTGMPRTTLARNIKELVDLELVQQENTDVTTVGRPPVLFSVNPDGVHMVGIELSRSNIRVLICNALLEPVWVCDLAIDAKRNALDVFRSVTGLLEEHLRERPKERLIGVGIGSVGPLDLEHGILLNPSSFPNPTWQNIDLKDIFESKFETPVFIANGATTAVMGEHVIHAPRGVHSVIYINIGVGIRCGIIAKDMLLSGDSDTEGAYGHMIVEPGGRPCHCGKFGCIEAISTVPAIVNAFRSEIRKGRDSYLMSNMTLDSITFKDICIAADNDDPLAVQVLQEAANYMGIAIANIVNILHPQMVVLGGMISDTSDLYYREAVRTAQRMLYNPGHLRCAFRRPAWGHNAIAAGAAALVLSHYLQKGV; translated from the coding sequence TTGGAAAATAAGCACGTTCTTTCTACCCTTGATGAAAATACTTTGCGCGTCCTGAACTGTATTCTCATGCAGACTAGTCCAACTATCACAAGCTTGATGGAGCTTACGGGTATGCCCCGGACCACTTTAGCCCGGAATATTAAGGAACTTGTTGATCTTGAACTAGTCCAACAGGAAAACACGGACGTTACTACGGTGGGAAGACCACCCGTATTGTTCTCCGTTAACCCCGATGGTGTACACATGGTCGGCATCGAGTTGTCCCGCTCTAACATCCGGGTGCTTATCTGTAACGCTCTACTTGAACCAGTTTGGGTTTGCGATTTAGCCATTGATGCAAAACGCAATGCTTTGGATGTCTTCCGTTCTGTGACCGGGCTTCTTGAGGAACATCTTAGGGAGCGACCAAAAGAGCGGTTGATCGGCGTCGGTATTGGTTCGGTCGGCCCACTGGATCTTGAGCATGGGATTCTGCTGAACCCCTCTAGTTTCCCTAATCCCACCTGGCAGAACATCGATTTGAAGGATATCTTCGAATCCAAGTTTGAAACCCCTGTCTTTATCGCTAACGGCGCCACTACCGCCGTTATGGGAGAACATGTCATCCATGCCCCCCGGGGAGTGCACAGTGTCATTTATATCAATATCGGGGTGGGGATCCGCTGTGGAATCATCGCTAAGGATATGTTACTAAGCGGCGACAGTGATACCGAGGGTGCCTACGGACATATGATCGTCGAGCCGGGAGGACGACCCTGTCACTGTGGAAAGTTTGGCTGCATCGAAGCGATTTCCACTGTTCCGGCAATTGTTAATGCCTTTCGCTCCGAGATCCGCAAAGGTCGGGATAGTTACCTGATGAGCAACATGACCCTAGATAGCATCACCTTCAAGGACATTTGTATCGCAGCGGACAACGATGATCCTCTGGCTGTTCAGGTTCTACAAGAGGCAGCCAACTACATGGGAATTGCCATCGCCAATATTGTGAACATCCTGCACCCACAAATGGTTGTCCTCGGAGGGATGATCTCTGACACATCCGATCTTTATTACCGCGAGGCAGTCCGAACTGCACAGCGCATGCTCTATAACCCGGGCCATCTCCGCTGTGCCTTCCGTCGTCCTGCATGGGGTCACAATGCAATTGCCGCCGGAGCAGCCGCGTTGGTCCTCTCACACTATCTACAGAAAGGAGTGTAA
- a CDS encoding chromate transporter, whose product MEAVQTQARRDRLQQVFEIFATFFKIGFFTIGGGYAMIPLIKDETVDKKGWISDEDIIDIFAVSESMPGSISVNSATLLGYRLAGFAGAIGGMLGVVLPSFVILSCVAAFASELDANPVITAAFWGIRCCVVGLILHAAIDLIKLSVQDAMGILLVIGTVLLVVGANVHAIFAIAIGLVVGIVRSLLSTNKPTKGARA is encoded by the coding sequence ATGGAAGCTGTACAGACACAGGCTAGACGAGATCGGCTGCAGCAGGTATTCGAGATATTTGCAACTTTTTTCAAGATTGGTTTTTTTACCATCGGGGGCGGATACGCAATGATCCCGTTGATCAAAGATGAAACAGTGGATAAGAAGGGCTGGATCAGTGATGAGGATATCATCGACATTTTCGCCGTTTCGGAATCAATGCCCGGCTCCATCTCAGTTAATTCTGCGACCCTGCTGGGTTATCGTCTGGCGGGCTTTGCCGGTGCCATTGGAGGCATGTTAGGCGTTGTTCTGCCTTCCTTTGTTATCCTAAGCTGCGTTGCTGCCTTCGCCTCGGAGCTTGACGCCAATCCAGTTATTACCGCGGCCTTTTGGGGAATTCGCTGCTGTGTGGTCGGGCTAATCTTACATGCAGCCATCGACCTAATCAAGTTGAGCGTACAAGATGCAATGGGGATATTACTAGTAATCGGTACCGTCCTGCTGGTAGTTGGTGCAAACGTGCATGCCATATTTGCAATCGCCATCGGCCTGGTCGTTGGCATTGTCCGCTCACTGCTAAGTACTAATAAGCCGACGAAAGGAGCGCGAGCCTAG
- a CDS encoding chromate transporter — MIYIKLFFIFFRIGLFSFGGGYAMIPLIQDELEIQGWMDTTEFHSLIAISEITPGSISVNSATLVGYHVGGIPGAAIATAGIVLPSLLLALLISKFMQRHERSELMQEAFLAMRPVICGLIVAAAFFVAETSILKQPITLGLPKGFAQLPELINIKALVILGLTLLGVRRLKAHPILVLTCSALAGIILTYWP, encoded by the coding sequence GTGATCTACATCAAGCTGTTTTTCATATTCTTTCGGATTGGTCTGTTTAGTTTTGGTGGCGGCTACGCGATGATCCCCCTGATCCAAGATGAACTGGAGATTCAAGGTTGGATGGACACTACCGAATTCCACAGCTTGATTGCCATCTCTGAGATCACCCCCGGATCCATTTCCGTAAACTCCGCCACCTTGGTGGGGTATCACGTGGGAGGGATCCCTGGGGCTGCGATAGCCACTGCGGGCATTGTCTTACCATCATTGCTTCTAGCTTTGCTCATATCCAAGTTTATGCAAAGACATGAAAGGAGCGAATTGATGCAAGAGGCGTTTTTGGCTATGCGCCCAGTGATCTGTGGACTAATCGTTGCCGCGGCATTCTTTGTCGCTGAGACCTCTATCCTCAAACAACCGATTACCCTTGGCCTTCCAAAAGGATTTGCTCAGCTACCAGAGCTTATCAACATCAAAGCGCTGGTTATCCTCGGCCTGACCCTATTGGGAGTAAGACGCCTTAAGGCCCACCCGATCCTAGTTCTGACCTGTTCGGCTCTAGCTGGCATCATACTCACCTATTGGCCATAG
- a CDS encoding GNAT family N-acetyltransferase, translating into MLEGEIVRLRAINEGDFVRIARWGRDDELKYYMEGDYPTTVAECGPWLDKAKSDPHAKLLGIALRSNNLIIGDVGLSRIAWRSKEAELGIRIGDHKCWNQGIGTEAVSLMLAYGFDHLSLNKIYLRVYDYNQRAIHCYSKCGFREEGFVYRQNENKQTCRIILMSLASQEYRAARVPFHPAI; encoded by the coding sequence ATGCTAGAAGGGGAGATTGTCAGATTACGGGCAATTAACGAGGGAGATTTCGTTCGGATTGCCAGGTGGGGCAGGGATGATGAGCTGAAGTACTACATGGAAGGTGATTACCCCACCACTGTTGCTGAGTGTGGGCCTTGGTTGGATAAGGCCAAAAGTGATCCCCACGCAAAACTGCTGGGAATTGCGTTGAGAAGCAACAACTTGATCATCGGCGATGTTGGGCTGAGCCGTATTGCCTGGCGTAGTAAAGAAGCAGAGCTGGGGATCCGCATCGGGGATCACAAGTGTTGGAATCAAGGTATAGGAACTGAGGCGGTTTCTTTGATGTTGGCCTACGGTTTTGACCACCTTAGTCTAAATAAGATATACTTGCGCGTCTACGACTACAATCAGCGGGCCATTCATTGCTATAGCAAGTGTGGTTTTCGCGAAGAAGGCTTTGTCTATCGACAAAATGAAAATAAGCAGACCTGCCGAATCATCCTGATGAGTCTGGCTTCTCAGGAGTATCGGGCGGCGAGGGTACCGTTCCATCCTGCTATTTGA
- a CDS encoding PHP domain-containing protein: MSYLVVADLHIHTNASDGTYTPEEIVQKAWEQGFSTIAITDHDAIDNVFPTMQEGERLQVNVISGVELSTELGQGEIHILGYCFSPADPFLLSALDQLRLSRMRRVTRTVELLQQMGMCLDLNDVLAVAEGAAVGRAHVARVLMARGYTSSIAEGFARFLGQGKPAYVSRARCHTLEAIDLIINAGGVPVLAHPGLSPAGLKYLPTLVDAGLAGLEVFYPQHSKEQEETFMQIAEDYDLLVTGGSDCHGAGKDQIYFGSVRLPDYYIRALMMRAADLQTN, translated from the coding sequence CAATGCTTCAGATGGGACCTATACTCCTGAGGAGATTGTCCAAAAGGCATGGGAACAGGGCTTTAGTACAATTGCCATTACAGATCACGATGCAATTGATAATGTTTTTCCCACCATGCAGGAAGGGGAGAGGTTACAGGTTAATGTCATTTCAGGAGTCGAACTAAGTACCGAATTGGGCCAGGGGGAGATTCATATCCTCGGGTATTGTTTTTCTCCAGCGGATCCATTCCTGCTTTCCGCACTGGACCAACTGCGACTCTCGCGTATGAGACGGGTGACTAGAACTGTAGAGCTGCTGCAGCAGATGGGGATGTGCCTAGATCTGAATGATGTTTTGGCCGTCGCCGAAGGTGCGGCGGTGGGCAGGGCCCATGTGGCCCGGGTGCTAATGGCTAGAGGCTATACTAGTAGTATCGCGGAAGGATTTGCACGGTTTCTTGGCCAGGGCAAACCGGCCTACGTTTCGCGGGCCCGTTGTCATACGTTGGAAGCTATTGATTTGATCATCAATGCCGGGGGGGTACCGGTCCTCGCCCATCCTGGCCTTAGCCCCGCGGGTTTGAAATACCTTCCTACACTTGTTGATGCGGGCCTTGCTGGTCTTGAAGTCTTCTATCCACAGCATAGCAAAGAGCAAGAGGAGACGTTTATGCAGATAGCAGAGGACTATGATCTGCTCGTTACCGGGGGGTCCGATTGCCATGGTGCCGGAAAGGATCAGATCTACTTCGGCTCAGTACGTCTGCCTGATTATTACATTAGGGCATTGATGATGCGGGCAGCCGATCTACAAACTAACTGA